A single region of the Streptomyces sp. NBC_00236 genome encodes:
- a CDS encoding MarP family serine protease: protein MNVLDILLLAGAVWFAVIGYRQGFVVGILSVIGFLGGGLVAVYLLPVLWDQVTDGSEVSSTAAIVAVVIVIVCASVGQAFTTHLGNKLRRYITWSPARALDATGGSLVNVVAMLLVAWLIGSALAGTSLPTLGKEVRSSSVLLGISRVMPPQASTWFTDFSSVLAQNGFPQVFSPFANEPITEVRAPDPALAGSPVAARAKESIVKVVGTAPSCGKVLEGTGFVFSDRRVMTNAHVVGGVDEPTVQIGGQGRLYDAKVVLYDWQRDIAVLDVPDLDAKPLRFTDTDHDAATGNSAIVAGFPENGSYDVRSARVRARIDANGPDIYHRGTVRRDVYSLYTTVRQGNSGGPLLTPDGKVYGVVFAKSLDDPDTGYALTADEIREDITQGRTANQQVDSQGCAL from the coding sequence GTGAACGTGCTGGACATCCTGCTGCTGGCCGGCGCCGTGTGGTTCGCAGTCATCGGCTACCGCCAGGGGTTCGTCGTCGGCATTCTGTCGGTGATCGGGTTCCTGGGCGGCGGTCTCGTCGCCGTCTATCTGCTTCCCGTCCTGTGGGACCAGGTGACGGACGGCTCGGAGGTCTCGTCGACCGCGGCCATCGTGGCGGTCGTCATCGTGATCGTGTGCGCCTCGGTGGGCCAGGCCTTCACCACCCACCTGGGGAACAAACTCCGCCGGTACATCACGTGGTCGCCCGCGCGCGCCCTCGACGCGACCGGCGGCTCCCTCGTCAACGTCGTCGCGATGCTGCTGGTGGCCTGGCTGATCGGTTCCGCGCTGGCCGGTACGTCCCTGCCGACGCTGGGCAAGGAGGTCCGCAGCTCCTCCGTTCTGCTCGGCATCTCCCGGGTGATGCCGCCCCAGGCCTCCACCTGGTTCACGGACTTCTCCTCGGTCCTCGCGCAGAACGGCTTCCCGCAGGTCTTCAGCCCGTTCGCCAACGAGCCCATCACCGAGGTCAGGGCCCCCGACCCGGCTCTGGCCGGCAGCCCCGTGGCGGCCCGCGCCAAGGAGTCGATCGTCAAGGTCGTCGGTACGGCCCCGAGCTGCGGCAAGGTCCTCGAAGGCACCGGCTTCGTCTTCTCCGACCGCCGGGTGATGACCAACGCCCACGTCGTCGGCGGCGTCGACGAACCGACCGTGCAGATCGGCGGCCAGGGACGGCTGTACGACGCGAAGGTCGTCCTCTACGACTGGCAGCGCGACATCGCCGTACTCGACGTGCCGGACCTTGACGCGAAGCCGCTGCGGTTCACCGACACCGACCACGACGCCGCGACCGGGAACAGCGCGATCGTCGCGGGGTTCCCGGAGAACGGCTCGTACGACGTGCGCTCCGCGCGTGTCCGGGCCCGTATCGACGCGAACGGGCCCGACATCTACCACCGCGGCACCGTCCGCCGCGATGTCTACTCGCTCTACACGACGGTCCGTCAGGGCAACTCCGGCGGCCCGCTGCTGACGCCCGACGGCAAGGTGTACGGAGTCGTCTTCGCCAAATCGCTCGACGACCCCGACACCGGTTACGCCCTCACGGCCGACGAGATCCGCGAGGACATCACGCAGGGCCGTACCGCCAACCAGCAGGTCGACAGCCAGGGGTGCGCGCTCTAG
- a CDS encoding NUDIX hydrolase yields MKTHEHSTDAAAAAARDADDEIAGHAAIDVTTEGLPDWLEPVARAARTVEPQQLSRFLPPASGAGRQSAVLVLFGEGAHGPELLLMERAGSLRSHPGQPSFPGGSLDPADGDQETTGPLRAALREAEEETGLDPHGVQIFGVLPRLYIPVSSFVVTPVLGWWRSPSPVGVVDPAETARVFTVPVADLTDPANRVTTRHPSGHRGPAFLVESALVWGFTAGVIDRILHFAGWERPWDRAKQVPLDWRA; encoded by the coding sequence ATGAAGACGCATGAACACAGCACGGACGCGGCCGCCGCCGCTGCACGGGACGCCGACGACGAAATCGCCGGCCACGCCGCGATCGACGTCACGACCGAGGGCCTGCCCGACTGGCTGGAACCAGTCGCCCGAGCCGCGCGGACCGTCGAGCCGCAGCAGCTCAGCCGCTTCCTGCCGCCCGCGAGCGGCGCCGGGCGGCAGTCCGCGGTGCTCGTCCTGTTCGGCGAGGGCGCACACGGGCCGGAACTGCTCCTGATGGAGCGCGCCGGAAGCCTGCGTTCCCATCCGGGCCAGCCCTCCTTCCCCGGCGGCTCGCTGGATCCGGCCGACGGTGACCAGGAGACGACGGGGCCGCTCCGGGCCGCGCTGCGCGAGGCGGAGGAGGAGACCGGCCTCGATCCGCACGGGGTGCAGATCTTCGGTGTGCTGCCGCGGCTCTACATCCCCGTGAGCAGTTTCGTCGTGACTCCCGTCCTCGGCTGGTGGCGTTCGCCCAGCCCGGTCGGGGTCGTCGACCCGGCCGAGACCGCCCGGGTCTTTACGGTGCCCGTGGCGGATCTCACGGATCCGGCCAACCGGGTGACCACGCGCCACCCGAGCGGCCACCGCGGCCCGGCATTTCTGGTCGAATCCGCACTCGTATGGGGGTTCACGGCAGGGGTGATCGACCGGATTCTGCACTTCGCGGGCTGGGAGCGCCCCTGGGACAGGGCCAAGCAGGTGCCGCTCGACTGGCGCGCATGA
- the nth gene encoding endonuclease III, giving the protein MAESKVRKPAAEPVVKAAVKPGKPESRLAMVRRARKINRVLAETYPYAHPELDFESPFELLVATVLSAQTTDLRVNQTTPALFAKYPTPEDMAMAVPEEMEEIIRPTGFFRAKTKSLIGLSVALRDRFGGEVPGRLADLVTLPGVGRKTANVVLGNAFGVPGITVDTHFGRLVRRWKWTEQEDPEKVEAEIATIFPRSEWTMLSHRVVFHGRRVCHARRPACGACPVAPLCPSYGEGETDPEKARKLLKYEMGGQPGQRLKPPSDYPGSPAPALGAG; this is encoded by the coding sequence ATGGCAGAGAGCAAGGTCCGCAAGCCCGCGGCCGAACCGGTGGTGAAGGCGGCGGTGAAGCCGGGGAAACCGGAGTCGCGCCTGGCGATGGTGCGGCGTGCGCGGAAGATCAACCGGGTCCTGGCGGAGACGTATCCGTACGCACACCCGGAGCTGGACTTCGAGTCGCCGTTCGAGCTGCTGGTGGCCACCGTGCTGTCGGCGCAGACGACGGACCTGAGGGTGAACCAGACGACGCCGGCGCTGTTCGCGAAGTACCCGACTCCGGAGGACATGGCGATGGCCGTCCCGGAGGAGATGGAAGAGATCATCCGGCCGACGGGCTTCTTCCGGGCCAAGACCAAGTCGCTCATAGGCCTCTCCGTCGCTCTCCGGGACCGCTTCGGCGGCGAGGTGCCGGGACGCCTCGCCGATCTCGTGACCCTGCCCGGGGTCGGCCGCAAGACGGCCAACGTCGTCCTCGGCAACGCCTTCGGTGTCCCTGGCATCACCGTCGACACGCACTTCGGCCGGCTGGTCCGCCGCTGGAAGTGGACCGAGCAGGAGGATCCGGAGAAGGTCGAGGCGGAGATCGCGACGATCTTCCCCAGGAGTGAATGGACGATGCTCTCCCATCGCGTCGTCTTCCACGGCCGCCGCGTCTGCCACGCCCGCCGTCCCGCCTGCGGTGCCTGTCCGGTCGCCCCGCTCTGTCCTTCGTACGGGGAGGGCGAGACGGACCCCGAGAAGGCCAGGAAGCTGCTGAAGTACGAGATGGGCGGTCAGCCGGGCCAGCGGCTGAAACCGCCGTCGGACTACCCGGGCAGCCCCGCCCCCGCGCTGGGCGCAGGCTGA
- a CDS encoding Crp/Fnr family transcriptional regulator — MDDVLRRAPLFAALDDEQAAELRASMSEVTLARGDALFHEGDPGDRLYVVTEGKVKLHRTSPDGRENMLAVLGPGELIGELSLFDPGPRTATATALTEVKLLGLGHGDLQPWLNVRPEVATALLRAVARRLRKTNDQMSDLVFSDVPGRVARALLDLSRRFGVQSEEGIHVVHDLTQEELAQLVGASRETVNKALADFAGRGWLRLEARAVILLDVERLAKRSR; from the coding sequence GTGGACGACGTTCTGCGGCGCGCCCCGCTTTTCGCGGCGCTCGATGACGAGCAGGCCGCGGAGCTCCGCGCCTCGATGAGTGAGGTGACCCTCGCGCGCGGCGACGCGCTGTTCCACGAGGGTGACCCGGGTGACCGCCTCTACGTGGTCACCGAGGGCAAGGTGAAGCTCCACCGCACCTCCCCCGACGGGCGCGAGAACATGCTGGCGGTCCTCGGCCCCGGCGAACTGATCGGTGAGCTGTCGCTCTTCGACCCGGGCCCGCGTACCGCCACCGCGACCGCGCTGACCGAGGTCAAGCTCCTCGGCCTCGGCCACGGCGACCTTCAGCCCTGGCTGAACGTACGCCCCGAGGTGGCCACGGCCCTGCTGCGCGCCGTCGCCCGGCGCCTGCGCAAGACCAACGACCAGATGTCCGACCTGGTCTTCTCCGACGTGCCGGGCCGGGTCGCCCGCGCCCTCCTCGACCTGTCGCGCCGCTTCGGCGTCCAGTCGGAGGAAGGCATCCACGTCGTGCACGACCTGACGCAGGAGGAGCTGGCCCAGCTGGTCGGCGCATCCCGCGAGACGGTCAACAAGGCCCTCGCCGACTTCGCCGGCCGCGGCTGGCTGCGGCTGGAGGCCCGTGCGGTGATCCTGCTGGACGTGGAGCGGCTGGCCAAGCGGTCCCGCTGA
- a CDS encoding MBL fold metallo-hydrolase, translated as MSDAAALPGQPRGGVLSGPATTRAVNVLAPNASAMTLDGTNTWIVAEPDSDLAVVIDPGPLDDAHLRAVIDTAERAGRRIALTLLTHGHPDHAEGAARFAELTRTKVRALDPELRLGDEGLGAGDVITIGGLEMYVVPTPGHTADSLSFHLPADRAVLTGDTILGRGTTLVAHPDGRLGDYLDSLRRLRSLTVDDGVHTVLPGHGPVLDDAQGAVEFYLAHRAHRLAQVETAVEAGYLTSSQVVAHVYADVDRSLWPAAELSVRAQLEYLREHGLI; from the coding sequence ATGAGTGACGCGGCAGCGCTGCCCGGACAGCCGCGCGGCGGGGTGCTGTCCGGTCCCGCAACGACCCGTGCGGTCAACGTCCTCGCGCCGAACGCGTCGGCCATGACGCTGGACGGCACCAACACCTGGATCGTCGCCGAGCCCGACTCGGACCTCGCGGTGGTCATCGACCCGGGCCCGCTGGACGACGCCCATCTGCGGGCGGTCATCGACACGGCCGAGCGCGCGGGCCGGCGGATCGCGCTCACGCTCCTCACCCACGGGCACCCCGACCATGCGGAGGGGGCGGCCCGGTTCGCCGAGCTGACCCGGACGAAGGTGCGGGCGCTGGACCCGGAGCTCCGGCTCGGCGACGAGGGCCTGGGCGCGGGGGACGTGATCACGATCGGTGGTCTGGAGATGTACGTGGTGCCGACCCCGGGACACACCGCGGACTCGCTCTCCTTCCATCTGCCCGCCGACCGTGCGGTGCTGACGGGCGACACGATCCTCGGGCGCGGGACGACGCTGGTGGCGCACCCGGACGGGCGGCTCGGGGACTACCTCGACTCGCTGCGGAGGCTGCGTTCGCTGACGGTCGACGACGGGGTGCACACGGTGCTGCCCGGCCACGGCCCGGTGCTGGACGACGCGCAGGGCGCGGTCGAGTTCTACCTGGCACACCGCGCACACCGCCTGGCCCAGGTGGAGACGGCCGTGGAGGCCGGGTATCTGACGTCGTCCCAGGTGGTGGCACACGTGTACGCGGACGTGGACCGGTCCCTGTGGCCCGCGGCGGAGCTGTCGGTGCGGGCGCAGCTGGAGTATCTGCGGGAGCACGGACTGATCTGA
- a CDS encoding NUDIX hydrolase codes for MSNGQWYPPEWPDRIRALAAGELTAAAPRRAATVMLLRDSAAGTGDGPTVHMLRRRTSMAFAGGAYAYPGGGVDPRDDDRLVGWAGPALEDWAKRLGVGTPAEAQAIVCAAVRETYEEAGVLLAGPTAGTVVTDTTGADWEADREALVARELSFAEFLDRRGLVLRSDLLGAWARWITPEFEPRRYDTWFFVAALPAGQRTRNASTEADRTVWIGPAEAADGYDRGELLMMPPTVSTLRALRPYATAAQALEAASGQDLAPVLAQARLEGGELVLSWPGHEEFTKHIPAGGGSA; via the coding sequence ATGTCCAATGGTCAGTGGTACCCACCGGAATGGCCCGACCGGATCCGGGCCCTCGCCGCAGGCGAACTGACGGCGGCGGCCCCCAGGCGGGCCGCCACCGTGATGCTGCTCCGGGACTCCGCCGCGGGTACCGGGGACGGGCCCACGGTCCACATGCTGCGCCGCCGCACCTCGATGGCCTTTGCCGGAGGTGCGTACGCCTATCCGGGTGGCGGGGTCGACCCGCGCGACGACGACCGGCTCGTCGGCTGGGCCGGACCCGCGCTGGAGGACTGGGCGAAGCGGCTCGGAGTCGGTACGCCGGCCGAGGCCCAGGCGATCGTGTGCGCCGCGGTCCGCGAGACGTACGAGGAGGCGGGCGTCCTGCTCGCAGGTCCGACCGCGGGCACGGTCGTCACGGACACCACCGGTGCGGACTGGGAGGCCGATCGCGAGGCGCTGGTCGCGCGGGAGCTGTCGTTCGCCGAGTTCCTCGACCGGCGCGGGCTGGTGCTGCGCTCCGACCTGCTCGGTGCCTGGGCGCGCTGGATCACTCCGGAGTTCGAACCGCGCCGCTACGACACCTGGTTCTTCGTCGCCGCGCTCCCGGCCGGCCAGCGCACCCGCAACGCCTCGACGGAGGCCGACCGCACGGTGTGGATCGGTCCGGCCGAGGCGGCCGACGGATACGACCGGGGTGAGCTGCTGATGATGCCGCCGACGGTTTCCACGCTGCGTGCGCTCAGGCCGTACGCCACCGCCGCGCAGGCGCTGGAGGCGGCATCGGGCCAGGATCTCGCCCCCGTGCTCGCACAGGCCCGCCTGGAGGGCGGAGAGCTGGTGCTGAGCTGGCCGGGGCACGAGGAGTTCACCAAGCACATCCCGGCGGGCGGTGGTTCCGCATGA
- a CDS encoding RidA family protein produces MAGAVEAKLAELGLALPDVVPPLASYQPAVQSGVYVYTSGQLPMVDGKLAVTGKVGAEVTPDEAKELAKTCALNALAAVKSVAGDLDRIARVVKVVGFVASATDFTGQPAVINGASELLGAVLGDKGVHARSAVGVAVLPLDAPVEVEVQVELTGA; encoded by the coding sequence ATGGCGGGCGCCGTCGAGGCGAAGCTCGCCGAACTCGGGCTGGCGCTGCCGGACGTCGTACCGCCGCTCGCCTCGTACCAGCCCGCCGTGCAGTCCGGGGTGTACGTGTACACATCGGGCCAGCTGCCGATGGTGGACGGCAAGCTCGCCGTCACCGGCAAGGTCGGCGCGGAAGTCACGCCCGACGAGGCGAAGGAACTGGCGAAGACCTGCGCGCTCAACGCGCTGGCCGCCGTGAAATCGGTCGCGGGCGACCTGGACCGGATCGCCCGTGTGGTGAAGGTCGTCGGGTTCGTCGCCTCGGCCACGGACTTCACCGGCCAGCCCGCCGTGATCAACGGTGCGAGCGAACTGCTCGGCGCGGTGCTCGGTGACAAGGGCGTGCACGCCCGCAGCGCCGTCGGCGTGGCCGTGCTGCCGCTGGACGCGCCGGTCGAGGTCGAGGTCCAGGTCGAGCTGACCGGAGCCTGA
- a CDS encoding DUF4177 domain-containing protein has product MTKWEYATVPLLVHATKQILDTWGEDGWELVQVVPGPNNPEQLVAYLKREKA; this is encoded by the coding sequence ATGACCAAGTGGGAATACGCGACCGTGCCCCTTCTCGTGCACGCGACCAAGCAGATTCTGGACACCTGGGGCGAGGACGGCTGGGAGCTGGTCCAGGTCGTTCCCGGCCCGAACAACCCCGAGCAGCTCGTGGCCTACCTCAAGCGGGAGAAGGCCTGA
- a CDS encoding ArsA family ATPase, protein MSRFQVVSGKGGTGKTTVAAALALALATEGRRTLLVEVEGRQGIAQLFEADSLPYEERKIAVAPGGGEVYALAIDAERALLDYLQMFYKLGSAGRALKKLGAIDFATTIAPGVRDVLLTGKACEAVRRKDKRNRFVYDYVIMDAPPTGRITRFLNVNDEVAGLARIGPIHNQAQAVMRVLKSPETAVHLVTLLEEMPVQETADGITELRAAELPVGRVIVNMVRPHLLDEDALRTAAGGRRKEIAKTLTRAGVTGSAGLVRPLVAQAAEHAQRVELEREQRAVLTGLGLPMYELPLIGEGVDPAGLYELAEELRKQGVGDGAAGQGVGS, encoded by the coding sequence GTGAGCAGGTTCCAGGTCGTCAGCGGCAAGGGCGGTACCGGTAAGACCACGGTCGCCGCCGCCCTCGCGCTCGCCCTCGCGACCGAGGGCAGGCGCACCCTCCTCGTCGAGGTCGAGGGCAGACAGGGCATCGCCCAGCTCTTCGAGGCGGACTCCCTCCCCTACGAGGAGCGCAAGATCGCCGTCGCACCGGGCGGCGGCGAGGTGTACGCACTGGCGATCGATGCCGAGCGCGCCCTCCTCGACTACCTCCAGATGTTCTACAAGCTCGGCAGCGCGGGCCGGGCGTTGAAGAAGCTCGGCGCGATCGACTTCGCCACCACCATCGCGCCGGGTGTCCGGGACGTCCTGCTGACGGGCAAGGCGTGCGAGGCGGTGCGCCGCAAGGACAAGCGGAACCGGTTCGTCTACGACTACGTGATCATGGACGCCCCGCCGACCGGCCGGATCACCCGCTTCCTCAACGTGAACGACGAGGTGGCGGGGCTGGCCCGGATCGGCCCGATACACAATCAGGCGCAGGCCGTGATGAGGGTGCTGAAGTCCCCCGAGACGGCGGTGCACCTGGTGACCCTCCTGGAGGAGATGCCGGTCCAGGAGACCGCCGACGGCATCACGGAACTGCGCGCCGCCGAACTTCCGGTGGGCCGGGTCATCGTGAACATGGTGCGCCCGCACCTGCTGGACGAGGACGCGCTGCGCACCGCCGCGGGCGGCCGTCGCAAGGAGATCGCCAAGACCCTCACCCGGGCGGGCGTGACCGGCTCCGCAGGACTCGTACGGCCCCTGGTCGCGCAGGCGGCCGAGCACGCCCAGCGGGTGGAGCTGGAGCGTGAGCAGCGCGCCGTACTGACGGGGCTGGGGCTGCCGATGTACGAACTCCCGCTGATCGGCGAGGGCGTGGACCCGGCCGGGCTGTACGAACTGGCGGAGGAACTGCGCAAGCAGGGCGTGGGCGACGGGGCGGCCGGACAAGGGGTGGGTTCATGA
- a CDS encoding ArsA family ATPase → MTSDTGTGPDTEARTDAGTGTGTNADAGTDTGTNADAGTGTGTTAGTAPAPSLDTDALLDDPGIRIVVCCGSGGVGKTTTAAALGVRAAERGRKVVVLTIDPARRLAQSIGIDSLDNVPRRVTGVGTEGAGELHAMMLDMKRTFDEIVEAHADGERARAILENPFYQSLSAGFAGTQEYMAMEKLGQLRARDEWDLIVVDTPPSRSALDFLDAPKRLGSFLDGKFIKLLMAPAKMGGRAGMKFLNVGMSMMTGTLGKLLGGQFLRDVQTFVAAMDTMFGGFRTRADATYKLLQAPGTAFLVVATPERDALREAAYFVERLAAEDMPLAGLVLNRVHGSDAARLSAERALAAAENLDADGIVDQGAGKAGLREPAESPAAGSATTPDTAGAATPEPSEHASEHDPADIPDAEADTRTDAAPNTATADAVTVEQLTAGLLRLHAERMQVVAREQHTRDRFTALHPEVAVTAVAALPGDVHDLAGLRAIGDRLATGSASAGAA, encoded by the coding sequence ATGACATCGGACACGGGCACGGGCCCGGACACGGAGGCGCGTACCGACGCGGGCACCGGCACCGGCACGAACGCCGACGCGGGCACCGACACCGGCACGAACGCCGACGCGGGCACCGGCACCGGCACGACCGCCGGCACGGCCCCGGCCCCCTCCCTGGACACCGACGCCCTGCTCGACGACCCGGGCATCCGGATCGTCGTGTGCTGCGGCTCGGGCGGCGTCGGCAAGACGACGACCGCGGCGGCCCTCGGCGTACGGGCGGCCGAGCGCGGCCGCAAGGTCGTCGTCCTCACCATCGACCCGGCGCGCCGGCTGGCCCAGTCCATAGGCATCGACTCGCTGGACAACGTCCCACGCCGGGTGACGGGCGTCGGGACCGAGGGCGCCGGCGAGCTGCACGCCATGATGCTCGACATGAAGCGGACCTTCGACGAGATCGTCGAGGCGCACGCGGACGGGGAGCGGGCCCGGGCGATCCTGGAGAACCCCTTCTACCAGTCCCTGTCGGCCGGTTTCGCCGGTACGCAGGAGTACATGGCGATGGAGAAGCTCGGTCAGCTCCGGGCGCGCGACGAGTGGGACCTGATCGTCGTCGACACTCCGCCGTCACGGTCCGCCCTGGATTTCCTGGACGCGCCGAAGCGGCTGGGCTCGTTCCTGGACGGCAAGTTCATCAAGTTGCTGATGGCCCCGGCCAAGATGGGCGGCCGGGCCGGAATGAAGTTTCTCAACGTGGGCATGTCGATGATGACGGGAACGCTGGGCAAGCTGCTCGGTGGCCAGTTCCTGCGGGACGTGCAGACCTTCGTCGCCGCGATGGACACCATGTTCGGCGGATTCCGGACCCGTGCCGATGCCACGTACAAGCTCCTCCAGGCACCGGGCACGGCGTTCCTCGTCGTCGCGACACCCGAGCGGGACGCGCTCCGCGAGGCCGCGTACTTCGTGGAGCGGCTGGCCGCGGAGGACATGCCGCTGGCCGGTCTGGTGCTCAACCGGGTCCACGGCAGTGACGCCGCCCGGCTCTCCGCTGAGCGCGCGCTGGCCGCCGCAGAAAATCTTGATGCCGACGGCATTGTGGATCAGGGGGCCGGGAAGGCTGGACTTCGTGAGCCCGCCGAATCCCCCGCGGCCGGTTCCGCAACGACCCCGGACACCGCAGGAGCCGCCACCCCCGAACCGTCCGAGCACGCCTCGGAGCATGACCCCGCCGACATCCCGGACGCCGAAGCGGACACCCGTACCGACGCCGCACCGAACACAGCTACCGCTGACGCCGTGACCGTCGAACAGCTGACGGCCGGTCTGCTGCGCCTGCATGCCGAACGGATGCAGGTGGTCGCGCGCGAACAGCACACACGCGACCGCTTCACCGCGCTGCATCCCGAGGTGGCCGTGACCGCGGTGGCCGCGCTGCCCGGAGATGTCCATGACCTCGCAGGGCTGCGAGCCATCGGGGACCGGCTCGCGACCGGTTCCGCCTCGGCCGGAGCTGCGTAG
- a CDS encoding WhiB family transcriptional regulator — MGWVTDWSAQAACRTTDPDELFVQGAAQNRAKAVCTGCPVRTECLADALDNRVEFGVWGGMTERERRALLRRRPTVTSWRRLLETARSEYERSTGILPVAIGLEDDELHETFAAVG, encoded by the coding sequence ATGGGCTGGGTAACCGACTGGAGTGCGCAGGCAGCCTGCCGCACTACCGATCCGGATGAACTGTTCGTACAAGGGGCAGCGCAGAACAGGGCCAAGGCGGTGTGCACCGGATGCCCGGTGCGGACCGAGTGCCTTGCCGATGCGCTCGACAATCGCGTCGAGTTCGGCGTGTGGGGCGGAATGACCGAGCGGGAGCGCCGCGCACTGCTGCGCCGGCGCCCGACGGTCACGTCCTGGCGCCGGTTGCTGGAGACCGCGCGCAGCGAGTACGAGCGGTCCACGGGCATCCTGCCCGTGGCGATCGGGCTGGAGGACGACGAACTGCACGAGACGTTCGCCGCCGTGGGGTAG